One Novosphingobium sp. G106 DNA segment encodes these proteins:
- a CDS encoding acyl-homoserine-lactone synthase, producing MVLLVTSRNRSAYAAEIEAMHRDRKRVFIDQLKWDLPPAGDLEIDAFDNDYAEYLVVCDAKTQEHLGSMRLLPTERPHILGNLFANLCEEGVPSGPEIREITRLCLSRRLKSAERRLVFHRLVTALVEYGLLTGISTYTAVTSMHWLTQTLALGWRCRPLGMPQIVGGEMVCAMMIHIEPHTIELLREAGTYQTSGLRIEEIEFAAAA from the coding sequence ATGGTTCTGCTCGTCACATCCCGAAACAGATCTGCTTATGCGGCAGAGATCGAAGCGATGCACCGCGACCGAAAGCGCGTCTTCATCGATCAGCTCAAATGGGACCTGCCTCCCGCCGGCGATCTCGAAATCGACGCTTTCGACAACGATTACGCGGAATATCTCGTAGTCTGCGACGCCAAGACGCAAGAGCATCTCGGTTCGATGCGTCTCCTGCCCACGGAACGCCCGCATATCCTGGGCAATTTGTTCGCAAACCTGTGCGAGGAGGGCGTACCTTCCGGCCCCGAGATTCGGGAGATCACCCGCCTTTGCCTGTCACGCAGGCTCAAGAGCGCAGAGCGGCGGCTCGTATTCCACCGGCTCGTCACGGCGCTGGTCGAATATGGGCTGCTGACCGGGATATCCACGTACACCGCCGTCACGAGCATGCACTGGCTCACCCAGACCCTGGCCTTGGGCTGGCGATGCAGACCGCTCGGCATGCCGCAAATCGTCGGCGGCGAGATGGTCTGCGCGATGATGATCCACATCGAGCCCCATACCATCGAGCTGCTGCGCGAGGCGGGAACCTACCAGACCAGCGGTCTCAGGATCGAAGAGATCGAATTCGCGGCCGCGGCCTGA
- a CDS encoding nuclear transport factor 2 family protein, whose protein sequence is MQTENPVSNAEMRALLDKQAISEALYTYCRAVDRADHELGYSVWHDDAEADYGSIYKGTGRGAMGYICDSSLKGIVHSHQITNILIELDSDRALSEAYVTSAMRMMHDGQLMQINTRGRYLDRWTRQDGRWLIIRRVFAHDLDEIRAVTPGYITPTFTLDRNDPSYALFEGGHGKG, encoded by the coding sequence ATGCAGACCGAGAATCCCGTATCGAACGCGGAAATGCGCGCGCTGCTCGACAAGCAAGCGATCAGCGAGGCGCTCTACACCTATTGCCGCGCGGTCGACCGGGCGGATCATGAACTCGGCTATTCTGTCTGGCACGACGATGCCGAGGCCGACTATGGCAGCATCTACAAGGGCACCGGGCGTGGCGCGATGGGCTACATCTGCGACTCCTCGCTCAAGGGCATCGTGCATTCGCACCAGATCACCAACATCCTCATCGAGCTCGATAGCGACCGTGCCCTGAGCGAGGCCTACGTGACCTCGGCGATGCGTATGATGCACGACGGCCAACTCATGCAGATCAACACCCGCGGTCGCTATCTCGACCGCTGGACGCGCCAGGACGGCCGGTGGCTTATCATCCGGCGCGTATTCGCCCACGATCTCGATGAGATCCGCGCCGTGACGCCGGGCTATATCACCCCGACCTTCACGTTGGATCGCAACGATCCGTCCTATGCCCTGTTCGAGGGCGGTCACGGCAAGGGCTAA
- a CDS encoding phytanoyl-CoA dioxygenase family protein, whose product MNLFSPSLAAEIHEVRIAEQAEQLQRDGYLIMRGAADPSLIGGLDDVTRQRFEKTPFSKGNFYGEFTKRFGQVLTRAPRSAELVQHEEIMAIVRRVLIRDHGEIQLNLTQALEMHPGSLSQVPHRDDSIWDCAKAAEFSINVMWPFTEYTRANGATNLWPGSNHHEEVLLPDEESVDIEMEPGDALLYVGSVLHRGGHNSSRMIRRGMIVGYCLGWLKPYENQWLAYPPAVARNFSPALAKLVGYRQDQPNLNNYDGQCPSLLLRGRVPDFLGAIDELRPDQVEMIEDYRAGKLSPVA is encoded by the coding sequence ATGAACCTCTTTTCCCCGTCCCTCGCCGCCGAGATCCACGAAGTCAGGATCGCCGAGCAGGCCGAGCAACTGCAGCGTGACGGTTACCTGATCATGCGAGGTGCCGCAGACCCGTCGTTGATCGGCGGACTCGACGACGTTACTCGGCAGCGGTTCGAGAAGACGCCGTTCAGCAAGGGCAATTTCTACGGCGAATTCACCAAGCGCTTTGGCCAGGTTCTGACCCGTGCTCCTCGATCCGCGGAACTCGTCCAGCACGAAGAGATCATGGCCATCGTTCGCCGCGTGCTCATTCGCGATCACGGTGAGATCCAGCTCAACCTGACACAGGCGCTGGAAATGCACCCCGGTTCGCTGTCGCAGGTACCCCACCGCGACGACAGCATCTGGGACTGCGCCAAGGCGGCCGAATTCAGCATCAACGTGATGTGGCCGTTCACCGAATATACGCGGGCGAATGGCGCGACGAACCTCTGGCCGGGCAGCAACCACCACGAGGAGGTCCTGCTGCCCGACGAGGAATCGGTCGACATCGAGATGGAGCCAGGTGACGCGCTGCTTTACGTCGGGTCCGTCTTGCACCGGGGCGGCCATAACAGCAGCCGGATGATCCGCCGCGGCATGATCGTCGGCTACTGTCTGGGATGGCTGAAGCCGTACGAAAACCAGTGGCTTGCCTATCCGCCGGCCGTAGCGCGCAACTTCTCGCCGGCTTTGGCGAAGCTCGTGGGCTACCGGCAGGATCAGCCGAACCTCAACAATTACGACGGCCAGTGCCCATCGCTGCTGCTGCGCGGGCGGGTCCCGGATTTCCTGGGCGCTATCGACGAACTTCGGCCGGATCAGGTCGAGATGATCGAGGACTACCGCGCAGGCAAACTGTCGCCCGTGGCTTGA
- a CDS encoding MarR family winged helix-turn-helix transcriptional regulator: MTHNFLKITATGLDGDADRILSAGKAPDDIPGSSDGSDDAQPALPMSAPEAENSIRDQETPSNLAGSGDAHLIDFAESLYRSRQRRAHFFPQDLLGEPGWDLLLDLFIQHSRRHLISTTSACIASGVPPTTALRWISVLEARGLVTRTKADGDHRVNNIALTGLGADMVREYLADVWEAFWR, translated from the coding sequence ATGACTCATAATTTCCTCAAAATCACCGCCACCGGCTTGGATGGAGACGCTGATCGGATCCTGTCCGCGGGTAAAGCGCCAGACGATATTCCAGGCTCCAGCGACGGCAGCGACGATGCCCAACCGGCCCTTCCGATGTCGGCGCCCGAGGCCGAAAATTCCATCCGCGATCAGGAGACGCCGTCAAACCTTGCGGGATCGGGTGACGCTCATCTCATCGACTTCGCAGAATCGCTCTATCGCTCGCGGCAGCGCAGGGCCCATTTCTTTCCTCAGGATCTGCTGGGAGAACCGGGCTGGGATCTCTTGCTCGATCTCTTCATTCAGCATTCTCGCAGACATCTCATCAGCACGACCAGCGCCTGCATCGCTTCGGGCGTTCCGCCAACCACGGCCCTGCGCTGGATTTCGGTTCTCGAGGCCCGAGGTCTTGTCACCCGCACGAAAGCGGACGGCGACCACCGGGTGAACAACATCGCTCTGACCGGTCTTGGGGCAGATATGGTGCGTGAGTACCTGGCTGACGTTTGGGAGGCGTTCTGGCGATGA